A single genomic interval of Nonomuraea rubra harbors:
- a CDS encoding glycoside hydrolase family 10 protein, producing the protein MWIASVVNINWPSKPGLSAEEQKAEYLAWLDVAVQRKLNSVFVQIRPTADAFWPSPYEPWSQYLTGTQGQDPGYDPLGFAVEETHKRGLAFHAWFNPYRVSMQADPAKLHPDHPGRKNPDWILPFGGKLYYNPGMPEVRKFCQDAMMDAVTRYDIDGLHFDDYFYPTNTTAFDDAEEFAKYGAGFPDLAAWRRNNVDLMVQEMQQRVLAEKPEIAWGISPSGIWRNRGTDPLGSETNGGQSYDNLHADTRGWVKKGWLDYIAPQLYWYIGQPPADYSKLVPWWSDVASGTNTLLWIGQAAYKAGDPAQAPEWQVPGELSRHLTLNREHPEIGGDIWYNANDVKVDRIGSVSTAVNDHYQRPALAPVLPRLAGGEPPRRPVLAYAKRVHSGGVEVRAVATGRDEPFLFAIFRFDRHAGPGDFADARNLVAVVPGDRQIRWTDPDGRRGHHYYAVAVDRANRTSRPSNGFRAI; encoded by the coding sequence ATGTGGATCGCGTCCGTGGTCAACATCAACTGGCCGTCCAAGCCCGGGCTGAGCGCCGAGGAGCAGAAGGCCGAGTACCTCGCCTGGCTGGACGTGGCCGTCCAGAGGAAGCTCAACTCGGTGTTCGTGCAGATCAGGCCGACCGCCGACGCGTTCTGGCCGTCACCGTACGAGCCGTGGTCGCAGTACCTGACCGGCACCCAGGGGCAGGACCCCGGCTACGACCCGCTCGGGTTCGCCGTGGAGGAGACGCACAAGCGCGGCCTGGCCTTCCACGCCTGGTTCAACCCGTACCGCGTCTCGATGCAGGCCGACCCGGCCAAGCTGCACCCCGACCACCCCGGCCGCAAGAACCCCGACTGGATCCTGCCGTTCGGCGGCAAGCTCTACTACAACCCGGGCATGCCGGAGGTCCGCAAGTTCTGCCAGGACGCGATGATGGACGCGGTCACCCGCTACGACATCGACGGCCTGCACTTCGACGACTACTTCTACCCGACCAACACCACGGCCTTCGACGACGCCGAGGAGTTCGCCAAGTACGGCGCCGGCTTCCCCGACCTGGCCGCCTGGCGGCGCAACAACGTCGACCTCATGGTGCAGGAGATGCAGCAGCGGGTGCTCGCCGAGAAGCCGGAGATCGCCTGGGGCATCAGCCCGTCCGGCATCTGGCGCAACAGGGGCACCGACCCGCTCGGCTCCGAGACCAACGGCGGGCAGTCGTACGACAACCTGCACGCCGACACCCGCGGCTGGGTCAAGAAGGGCTGGCTGGACTACATCGCGCCGCAGCTCTACTGGTACATCGGGCAGCCGCCGGCCGACTACTCCAAGCTCGTGCCGTGGTGGTCGGACGTGGCGAGCGGCACGAACACGCTGCTGTGGATCGGGCAGGCCGCGTACAAGGCGGGCGACCCCGCGCAGGCGCCCGAGTGGCAGGTGCCGGGCGAGCTGTCCAGGCACCTGACGCTCAACCGCGAGCACCCCGAGATCGGCGGCGACATCTGGTACAACGCCAACGACGTCAAGGTGGACCGGATCGGCTCCGTCTCCACCGCGGTCAACGACCACTACCAGCGGCCCGCGCTCGCGCCCGTGCTGCCCAGGCTGGCGGGCGGCGAGCCGCCGCGGCGGCCGGTGCTGGCCTACGCCAAGCGCGTGCACTCGGGCGGTGTCGAGGTGCGGGCGGTGGCCACCGGCAGGGACGAGCCGTTCCTGTTCGCCATCTTCCGCTTCGACCGGCACGCCGGCCCGGGAGACTTCGCCGACGCCCGCAACCTCGTCGCGGTCGTGCCGGGCGACCGGCAGATCCGCTGGACCGACCCCGACGGCAGGCGCGGCCACCACTACTACGCGGTGGCGGTCGACCGGGCCAACCGGACGAGCAGGCCGAGCAACGGTTTCCGGGCGATCTGA
- a CDS encoding DUF3017 domain-containing protein gives MSNQGTEQRETWGPYPLILAGAAVGVLVVFIVNPRWGGFVLGAAIMIAAALRFAGYGGQLALRSKRIDVITLSVFGFVLVLTSLLLYNNELKALILSLFAP, from the coding sequence TTGAGCAACCAAGGGACTGAGCAGCGCGAGACCTGGGGGCCGTATCCGCTGATCCTGGCGGGTGCGGCCGTCGGCGTGCTCGTGGTCTTCATCGTGAACCCGCGCTGGGGCGGGTTCGTGCTGGGCGCCGCCATCATGATCGCCGCCGCGCTGCGCTTCGCCGGGTACGGCGGGCAGCTCGCGCTGAGGAGCAAGAGGATCGACGTCATCACGCTGTCCGTGTTCGGATTCGTGCTGGTCCTGACCTCGCTCCTGCTTTACAACAACGAGCTGAAGGCGCTCATCCTGTCCCTTTTCGCACCGTGA
- a CDS encoding citrate/2-methylcitrate synthase translates to MADKPTKGLADVVAASTALSDIDGKAGRLFYRGYDIHDLAGRATFEETAHLLQRGKLPTRSELDAYGDELARGRELGALVSANIAEIAEKQKPMEALRSLVSLSGADDPDKDSIAPDANLRKAARLVAQQPLLVARYHAARTGAEAPEPDPSLSIAANFLLQVTGRTPGPREVEIFDECLVLHADHTMNASTFAARVCAATLSDMHSAIVAAIGTLKGPLHGGANEQVMKTLESLSPGGVAQAVRDKLAAGEKIMGFGHRVYKTEDPRATHLRRMSAELGESSGDDTYYRMSKEMEEVVFETKGLYPNVDFYAASVYHYLGIPTDLFTPVFSISRMSGWTAHVIEQHADNRLIRPDSEYIGETDQKWKPIEER, encoded by the coding sequence ATGGCGGACAAGCCCACGAAAGGTCTGGCCGATGTCGTCGCGGCGTCCACAGCGCTGAGTGACATCGACGGAAAGGCCGGTCGCCTCTTCTACCGTGGATACGACATCCACGACCTGGCCGGCCGCGCGACGTTCGAGGAGACCGCACACCTGCTCCAGCGTGGCAAGCTGCCCACCCGCTCCGAGCTCGACGCGTACGGCGACGAGCTGGCACGCGGCCGGGAGCTGGGCGCCCTGGTGTCCGCGAACATCGCCGAGATCGCCGAGAAACAGAAACCCATGGAGGCGCTGCGCTCGCTGGTCTCGCTGTCGGGCGCCGACGACCCCGACAAGGACTCCATCGCCCCCGACGCCAACCTGCGCAAGGCGGCCAGGCTGGTCGCCCAGCAGCCGCTGCTCGTCGCCCGCTACCACGCCGCCCGCACCGGCGCCGAGGCCCCCGAGCCTGACCCGTCGCTGAGCATCGCCGCGAACTTCCTGCTTCAGGTCACCGGCCGCACGCCCGGCCCGCGCGAGGTCGAGATCTTCGACGAGTGCCTGGTCCTGCACGCCGACCACACCATGAACGCCTCCACCTTCGCCGCCCGGGTGTGCGCCGCGACCCTGTCGGACATGCACTCCGCCATCGTCGCCGCCATCGGCACCCTCAAGGGCCCGCTGCACGGCGGGGCGAACGAGCAGGTCATGAAGACCCTGGAGTCGCTGTCGCCGGGAGGCGTGGCCCAGGCCGTACGCGACAAGCTGGCCGCCGGCGAGAAGATCATGGGCTTCGGTCACCGCGTCTACAAGACGGAGGACCCGCGCGCCACGCACCTGCGCAGGATGTCGGCCGAGCTGGGCGAGTCCAGCGGCGACGACACCTACTACCGGATGTCCAAGGAGATGGAGGAAGTCGTCTTCGAGACCAAGGGTCTCTACCCCAACGTCGACTTCTACGCCGCCTCGGTCTACCACTACCTGGGCATCCCGACCGACCTGTTCACGCCGGTCTTCTCCATCAGCCGCATGTCCGGCTGGACCGCTCACGTGATCGAGCAGCACGCCGACAACCGGCTGATCCGCCCCGACAGTGAGTACATCGGTGAGACCGACCAGAAGTGGAAGCCGATCGAAGAGCGTTGA
- a CDS encoding FHA domain-containing protein, which translates to MEGPFIRIEDTGEVVPLRPEITTVGRGRGVDIRLTDPSVSRLHAEFVRRGPYLYVVDLGLSRNGTRVNGRPIARRVLDDGDVVSFGAARGRIGGVPREDFTPEVELRRAAAPELTRREVDVLTSLCRPALSDEAFVAPATAREIADDLVVTEAAVKQHLLRLYQKFRIPEGTNRRTRLANEVVALGLVRPTPVVPPQRAAGAATAEQPSAAGRRAS; encoded by the coding sequence GTGGAGGGGCCGTTCATACGCATCGAGGACACTGGCGAGGTGGTCCCGTTGCGCCCCGAGATCACGACGGTCGGAAGGGGCCGGGGTGTAGACATCCGGCTCACCGACCCCAGCGTGTCTCGACTCCATGCCGAGTTCGTCAGACGAGGACCCTACCTGTACGTCGTGGACCTGGGCTTGTCCAGGAACGGCACACGGGTGAACGGCAGGCCGATCGCCCGGAGGGTCCTTGACGACGGCGACGTCGTCTCGTTCGGCGCGGCGCGGGGTCGCATCGGTGGAGTCCCCCGAGAGGACTTCACCCCCGAGGTCGAGCTGCGCAGGGCGGCCGCGCCCGAGCTGACCAGGCGCGAGGTCGACGTGCTGACCTCGCTCTGCAGGCCGGCGCTGTCGGACGAGGCGTTCGTCGCTCCGGCGACCGCACGCGAGATCGCCGACGACCTGGTCGTGACCGAGGCCGCGGTCAAGCAGCATCTGCTGCGGCTCTACCAGAAGTTCAGGATCCCCGAAGGCACCAACCGGCGCACCCGGCTGGCCAACGAGGTCGTCGCGCTCGGACTCGTGCGCCCGACCCCGGTGGTCCCGCCACAGCGCGCGGCTGGGGCCGCCACGGCCGAGCAGCCTTCGGCGGCTGGGCGCAGGGCGTCTTAA
- a CDS encoding NADP-dependent isocitrate dehydrogenase translates to MPKIKVEGPVVELDGDEMTRIIWQFIKDQLILPYLDVDLKYYDLGIEHRDATDDQVTIDAANAIKKYGVGVKCATITPDEARVEEFGLKKMWKSPNGTIRNILGGVIFREPIIMSNVPRLVPGWTKPIVVGRHAFGDQYRATDLKIPGEGTLTLTYTPKDGSEPIELDVYDFPGSGIAMAMYNLDESIRDFARASMRYGLNRGYPVYLSTKNTILKAYDGRFKDIFAEVFETEFKDEFDKAGLTYEHRLIDDMVAAALKWEGGYVWAAKNYDGDVQSDTVAQGFGSLGLMTSVLMTPDGQTVEAEAAHGTVTRHYRQHQQGNPTSTNPIASIFAWTRGLAHRGKLDNTPAVTEFANKLEQVCVETVEGGQMTKDLALLVGGDAKWLTTQDFLAALDENLKKKMSA, encoded by the coding sequence ATGCCCAAGATCAAGGTGGAGGGCCCCGTCGTCGAGCTTGACGGCGACGAGATGACCCGGATCATCTGGCAGTTCATCAAGGACCAGCTGATCCTTCCCTACCTCGACGTCGACCTGAAGTACTACGACCTCGGCATCGAACACCGGGACGCCACGGACGACCAGGTCACCATCGACGCCGCGAACGCCATCAAGAAGTACGGCGTCGGTGTGAAGTGCGCCACCATCACCCCGGACGAGGCGCGCGTCGAGGAGTTCGGCCTCAAGAAGATGTGGAAGTCCCCCAACGGGACCATCCGCAACATCCTCGGCGGCGTGATCTTCCGCGAGCCGATTATCATGTCGAACGTGCCGCGGCTCGTCCCCGGCTGGACCAAGCCGATCGTCGTCGGCCGTCACGCCTTCGGCGACCAGTACCGCGCCACCGACCTGAAGATCCCCGGCGAGGGCACGCTGACCCTGACGTACACGCCGAAGGACGGCTCCGAGCCGATCGAGCTCGACGTGTACGACTTCCCCGGCAGCGGCATCGCGATGGCGATGTACAACCTGGACGAGTCGATCCGCGACTTCGCCCGCGCGTCGATGCGTTACGGCCTCAACCGCGGCTACCCGGTCTACCTCTCCACGAAGAACACGATCCTCAAGGCCTACGACGGCCGCTTCAAGGACATCTTCGCCGAGGTCTTCGAGACCGAGTTCAAGGACGAGTTCGACAAGGCCGGCCTGACCTACGAGCACCGCCTCATCGACGACATGGTCGCCGCGGCGCTGAAGTGGGAGGGCGGCTACGTCTGGGCCGCGAAGAACTACGACGGCGACGTCCAGTCCGACACGGTCGCCCAGGGCTTCGGCTCGCTCGGCCTGATGACCTCGGTCCTGATGACCCCCGACGGCCAGACCGTCGAGGCCGAGGCCGCGCACGGCACCGTGACCCGCCACTACCGCCAGCACCAGCAGGGCAACCCCACCTCCACCAACCCGATCGCCTCGATCTTCGCGTGGACGCGTGGCCTGGCGCACCGCGGCAAGCTCGACAACACCCCGGCGGTGACCGAGTTCGCCAACAAGCTGGAGCAGGTCTGCGTGGAGACCGTCGAGGGCGGTCAGATGACCAAGGACCTCGCGCTCCTCGTCGGCGGCGACGCCAAGTGGCTGACCACCCAGGACTTCCTGGCGGCTCTCGACGAGAACCTCAAGAAGAAGATGTCGGCTTAA
- a CDS encoding carboxyl transferase domain-containing protein yields the protein MFSRVAIVNRGEAAMRLIHAVRDLAAETGTRMETVALYTDVDRTSTFVREADLSYDLGPASARPYLDLKVLERALVETGADAAWVGWGFVAEDPAFAELCERIGVTFVGPGPDAMRKLGDKIGAKLIAEEVGVPVAPWSRGAVESLDAARTAAAEIGYPLMLKATAGGGGRGIRVITSEAELDDAYERTSQEAARAFGSGVVFLERLVTGARHVEVQVIADGQGTAWALGVRDCSVQRRNQKVIEESASPVLAPEQAAELKASAERLAVAVGYRGAATVEFLYHPGERLFAFLEVNTRLQVEHPITEITTGFDLVKAQLHVASGGRLEGEPPAERGHAIEARLNAEDPDRDFAPSPGRIARLDLPAGPGIRVDTGVSEGDTIPADFDSMIAKIIAYGRDREEALGRLRRAMARTSVIIEGGATNKSFVLDLLDQPEVIDAGADTGWIDRVRGEGRLVSHRHSGVALAAAAIEAYEEEERAERQRLLATAFGGRPQVQHKSSRPLDLKLRGAGYRVRVARVGAHRFRVAVEAGGEMRTADVELDRFDRYTGQIVVNGCRYRLLIGTHGATHLIEVDGVAHRVSRDEGGVVRSPAPALVVATPLAVGAEVEAGAPVLVLESMKMETVLRAPFKARLKEISVSVGSQVETGAPLLRLEPLADDSAATLDEAVGAAELDLPPAPGELPARERARRGQEGLRSLLLGYDLDPHDERRVLDDYLAARRTVIEDGHRPLAEELELFEAFADLAELSRNRPAGEDGDEHVHSPREYFHTYLQSLDVERAGLPDSFQAKLAKALRHYGVAELERTGELEGAVFRIFLAQQRASADVAVLATLLRSWLREPPPDEALREPAGLVLERLLAATQVRYPVISDLARGVVFAWFGQPLLRRNRARVYAGVRRHLRHLDAHPGSPDRAERIAEMVRSTEPLVRLLGQRLVRENLDNAVMLEVLTRRYYGNKPLIAVRTSEVAGCTFVIAERAGSSVVSAAVSFEALGSALRGLAELAGAGEDVVDADIYLVWEGQPEDSDAAAAALHEVVAAHPLPAQVRRITATVAGRGGAVMHHHFTFRPSAEGMAEERLIRGLHPYIAERMQLERLNKFDLTRLPSSDEEVYLFQCVARENPSDDRLIAFAQVRDLTELREHDGRLVALPTAEDIIAACVDSIRRAQARRPSKKRLNTNRIVIYVWPPSNLTRAEIEMLARRVLPTTAGAGLEETLFIARQRDPETGALTKVAVRISLDATGAPKLTISQPSDAPIEPLDDYRQKVLRASSRNTVYPYELTGMLGDFAEHDLDDDHRLVPVERPKGRNTAALVAGVVTTRTRRHPEGITRVVLLGDPTKSLGALSEPECRRVIAALDLAERMRVPLEWYALSAGARISMESGTENMDWVAAALKRIVEFTQDGGEINIVVAGINVGAQPYWNAEATMLMHTKGILVMTPDSAMVLTGKQSLDFSGGVSAEDNFGIGGYDRVMGPNGQAQYWAPNLSAARDVLMSHYDHTYVAPGESGPRRVRTSDPVDRDISDFPHIVEGSDFSTVGEIFSSTANPDRKKPFDIRTVMRALSDQDHPVLERWAGMADAETAVVQDVHLGGMPVCLLGIESRSVPRRGFPPTDGPDTYTAGTLFPRSSKKAARAINAASGNRPLVVLANLSGFDGSPESMRKLQLEYGAEIGRAIVNFQGPIVFCVISRYHGGAFVVFSKALNPNMTVLALEGSFASVLGGAPAAAVVFSGEVNARTAADARVQDLEARVAAAAGADRAALTAELDELRASVRAEKLGEVAAEFDRVHNIRRAVEVGSVDAVIRAAELRPKVIEAIEARLK from the coding sequence GTGTTCAGTCGTGTCGCCATCGTCAATCGTGGTGAGGCCGCCATGCGGCTCATCCACGCCGTACGGGACCTCGCCGCGGAGACCGGGACACGGATGGAGACCGTCGCCCTGTACACCGACGTCGACCGTACGTCGACCTTCGTCCGCGAGGCGGACCTGTCCTACGATCTCGGCCCCGCCTCGGCGCGCCCCTACCTCGACCTGAAGGTGCTGGAGCGCGCCCTGGTGGAGACGGGGGCCGACGCCGCGTGGGTCGGGTGGGGCTTCGTCGCCGAGGATCCCGCGTTCGCGGAGCTGTGCGAGCGGATCGGGGTCACCTTCGTCGGGCCTGGCCCGGACGCCATGCGCAAGCTGGGCGACAAGATCGGTGCCAAGCTGATCGCCGAGGAGGTCGGCGTGCCGGTCGCGCCGTGGAGCCGCGGCGCCGTCGAGAGCCTCGACGCCGCCAGGACGGCCGCGGCCGAGATCGGTTACCCGCTGATGCTGAAGGCCACCGCGGGCGGCGGCGGGCGCGGCATCCGCGTGATCACCAGCGAGGCCGAGCTGGACGACGCCTACGAGCGCACCAGCCAGGAGGCCGCGCGGGCGTTCGGCAGCGGCGTCGTGTTCCTGGAGCGGCTGGTCACCGGAGCCAGGCACGTCGAGGTGCAGGTGATCGCCGACGGCCAGGGCACCGCGTGGGCGCTCGGCGTCCGCGACTGCTCGGTGCAGCGGCGCAACCAGAAGGTCATCGAGGAGTCGGCCTCGCCGGTGCTCGCCCCCGAGCAGGCGGCCGAGCTCAAGGCGTCGGCCGAGCGGCTGGCCGTGGCGGTCGGCTACCGCGGCGCGGCGACCGTCGAGTTCCTCTACCACCCCGGCGAGCGGCTGTTCGCGTTCCTGGAGGTCAACACGCGCCTCCAGGTCGAGCACCCGATCACCGAGATCACGACCGGGTTCGACCTGGTCAAGGCGCAGCTGCACGTGGCGTCGGGCGGCCGGCTGGAAGGGGAGCCGCCGGCGGAGCGCGGCCACGCCATCGAGGCCCGGCTGAACGCCGAGGACCCCGACCGCGACTTCGCGCCGTCCCCCGGCCGCATCGCCCGGCTGGACCTGCCCGCCGGGCCGGGCATCCGGGTCGACACCGGCGTCAGCGAGGGCGACACCATCCCCGCCGACTTCGACTCCATGATCGCCAAGATCATCGCCTACGGCCGCGACCGCGAGGAGGCCCTCGGCAGGCTGCGCCGGGCGATGGCCCGCACCTCGGTGATCATCGAGGGCGGCGCCACGAACAAGAGCTTCGTGCTCGACCTGCTCGACCAGCCCGAGGTGATCGACGCCGGCGCCGACACCGGCTGGATCGACCGCGTCCGCGGCGAGGGCAGGCTGGTCTCGCACCGCCACTCCGGTGTCGCGCTGGCGGCCGCCGCCATCGAGGCGTACGAGGAGGAGGAGCGCGCCGAGCGGCAGCGGCTGCTCGCGACCGCGTTCGGCGGGCGCCCGCAGGTGCAGCACAAGAGCAGCCGGCCGCTGGACCTCAAGCTGCGTGGCGCCGGCTACCGCGTGCGCGTCGCGCGGGTCGGCGCGCACCGGTTCCGCGTCGCCGTCGAGGCGGGCGGCGAGATGCGTACCGCCGACGTCGAGCTCGACCGCTTCGACCGCTACACCGGGCAGATCGTCGTCAACGGCTGCCGCTACCGCCTGCTCATCGGCACGCACGGGGCCACCCACCTGATCGAGGTGGACGGCGTGGCACACCGCGTCAGCCGCGACGAGGGCGGCGTCGTCCGCTCGCCCGCGCCCGCCCTGGTCGTCGCCACGCCGCTGGCGGTCGGCGCCGAGGTCGAGGCGGGCGCGCCGGTCCTGGTGCTGGAGTCCATGAAGATGGAGACGGTGCTGCGGGCGCCGTTCAAGGCCCGGCTGAAGGAGATCTCCGTCTCCGTGGGCAGCCAGGTGGAGACGGGCGCGCCGCTGCTGCGGCTGGAGCCGCTGGCCGACGACTCCGCCGCCACGCTCGACGAGGCGGTCGGCGCCGCCGAGCTGGACCTGCCCCCGGCGCCCGGCGAGCTGCCGGCGCGGGAGCGCGCCAGGCGCGGCCAGGAGGGCCTGCGCAGCCTGCTGCTGGGCTACGACCTCGACCCGCACGACGAGCGCCGGGTGCTCGACGACTACCTGGCCGCGCGCCGTACGGTCATCGAGGACGGTCACCGGCCGCTGGCCGAGGAGCTGGAGCTCTTCGAGGCGTTCGCCGACCTGGCCGAGCTGAGCCGCAACCGGCCCGCGGGCGAGGACGGCGACGAGCACGTGCACAGCCCGCGCGAGTACTTCCACACCTACCTGCAGAGCCTCGACGTCGAGCGGGCCGGGCTGCCGGACTCGTTCCAGGCCAAGCTCGCCAAGGCGCTGCGGCACTACGGGGTCGCCGAGCTGGAGCGCACCGGCGAGCTGGAAGGGGCGGTGTTCCGCATCTTCCTGGCCCAGCAGCGCGCCTCCGCCGATGTCGCGGTGCTGGCAACCCTGCTGCGCTCCTGGCTGCGCGAGCCGCCGCCGGACGAGGCGCTGCGCGAGCCAGCCGGGCTCGTGCTGGAGCGGCTGCTGGCCGCCACGCAGGTCCGCTACCCGGTGATCTCCGACCTGGCGCGGGGCGTGGTGTTCGCCTGGTTCGGGCAGCCGCTGCTGCGCCGCAACCGCGCCCGCGTCTACGCCGGCGTGCGCAGGCACCTGCGCCACCTCGACGCGCACCCCGGCTCGCCCGACCGCGCCGAGCGCATCGCCGAGATGGTCCGCAGCACCGAGCCGCTGGTGCGGCTGCTCGGCCAGCGCCTGGTCCGCGAGAACCTGGACAACGCGGTCATGCTGGAGGTGCTGACCCGGCGGTACTACGGCAACAAGCCGCTCATCGCCGTCCGCACCAGCGAGGTGGCGGGCTGCACGTTCGTCATCGCCGAGCGCGCGGGGTCGAGCGTGGTCTCCGCCGCGGTGAGCTTCGAGGCGCTGGGCAGCGCGCTGCGCGGCCTGGCCGAGCTGGCCGGCGCCGGCGAGGACGTCGTGGACGCCGACATCTACCTCGTCTGGGAGGGCCAGCCCGAGGACTCCGACGCGGCCGCGGCAGCGCTGCACGAGGTCGTCGCCGCGCACCCGCTGCCCGCGCAGGTACGCAGGATCACCGCCACCGTCGCCGGGCGCGGCGGCGCGGTCATGCACCACCACTTCACCTTCCGCCCGTCGGCCGAGGGCATGGCGGAGGAGCGGCTGATTCGGGGCCTGCACCCGTACATCGCCGAGCGCATGCAGCTGGAGCGGCTGAACAAGTTCGACCTCACCCGGCTCCCGTCGTCGGACGAGGAGGTCTACCTCTTCCAGTGCGTGGCGCGGGAGAACCCGTCCGACGACAGGCTCATCGCCTTCGCCCAGGTACGCGACCTGACCGAGCTGCGCGAGCACGACGGCAGGCTCGTCGCGCTACCAACAGCCGAGGACATCATCGCCGCCTGCGTCGACTCCATCCGCCGCGCCCAGGCCAGGCGGCCGTCGAAGAAGCGGCTCAACACCAACCGGATCGTGATCTACGTCTGGCCGCCCAGCAACCTCACCCGCGCCGAGATCGAGATGCTCGCCCGGCGCGTGCTGCCGACGACCGCGGGGGCCGGGCTGGAGGAGACGCTGTTCATCGCGCGGCAGCGCGACCCGGAGACCGGCGCGCTGACCAAGGTCGCCGTGCGCATCTCCCTGGACGCCACCGGCGCCCCCAAGCTGACCATCAGCCAGCCGTCGGACGCGCCGATCGAGCCGCTGGACGACTACCGGCAGAAGGTGCTGCGCGCCAGCAGCCGCAACACCGTCTACCCGTACGAGCTGACCGGCATGCTCGGCGACTTCGCCGAGCACGACCTCGACGACGACCACCGGCTAGTGCCGGTCGAGCGGCCGAAGGGCCGCAACACCGCGGCGCTCGTCGCGGGCGTGGTCACCACGCGGACCAGGCGGCACCCCGAGGGCATCACCAGGGTCGTGCTGCTCGGCGACCCGACCAAGTCGCTCGGCGCGCTGTCGGAGCCCGAGTGCCGCCGCGTGATCGCCGCGCTGGACCTGGCCGAGCGGATGCGGGTGCCGCTGGAGTGGTACGCGCTGTCGGCCGGCGCCCGGATCTCCATGGAGTCGGGCACGGAGAACATGGACTGGGTGGCCGCGGCGCTCAAGCGCATCGTGGAGTTCACCCAGGACGGCGGCGAGATCAACATCGTGGTCGCGGGCATCAACGTCGGCGCGCAGCCGTACTGGAACGCCGAGGCGACGATGCTCATGCACACCAAGGGCATCCTGGTGATGACGCCGGACTCGGCGATGGTGCTCACCGGCAAGCAGTCGCTCGACTTCTCCGGCGGCGTCTCGGCGGAGGACAACTTCGGCATCGGCGGCTACGACCGGGTGATGGGCCCGAACGGGCAGGCCCAGTACTGGGCGCCGAACCTGTCCGCCGCCCGCGACGTGCTGATGTCGCACTACGACCACACCTACGTCGCCCCCGGCGAATCGGGGCCGCGGCGGGTGCGGACCAGCGACCCCGTCGACCGCGACATCTCCGACTTCCCGCACATCGTGGAGGGCAGCGACTTCTCCACGGTCGGCGAGATCTTCTCCAGCACGGCCAACCCCGACCGCAAGAAGCCGTTCGACATCCGCACGGTGATGCGGGCGCTGTCCGACCAGGACCACCCGGTGCTGGAGCGCTGGGCGGGCATGGCCGACGCGGAGACCGCGGTGGTGCAGGACGTGCACCTCGGCGGCATGCCGGTGTGCCTGCTCGGCATCGAGTCGCGGTCGGTGCCGCGGCGCGGCTTCCCGCCCACCGACGGCCCCGACACCTACACGGCCGGCACGCTGTTCCCGCGCTCGTCGAAGAAGGCCGCGCGGGCGATCAACGCGGCCAGCGGCAACCGGCCGCTGGTGGTGCTGGCGAACCTGTCCGGCTTCGACGGCTCGCCGGAGTCGATGCGGAAGCTGCAGCTCGAGTACGGCGCCGAGATCGGCCGCGCGATCGTGAACTTCCAAGGGCCCATCGTGTTCTGCGTGATCTCGCGGTATCACGGTGGCGCGTTCGTGGTGTTCTCCAAGGCGCTGAACCCGAACATGACCGTGCTGGCGCTGGAGGGCTCGTTCGCCTCGGTGCTCGGTGGCGCTCCGGCCGCCGCGGTCGTCTTCTCCGGCGAGGTCAATGCCAGGACGGCGGCCGACGCGCGCGTACAGGACCTGGAGGCGCGCGTGGCGGCGGCGGCCGGGGCCGACCGTGCGGCGCTGACCGCCGAGCTGGACGAGCTGCGCGCGTCGGTGCGGGCGGAGAAGCTCGGCGAGGTGGCCGCGGAGTTCGACCGGGTGCACAACATCCGGCGCGCGGTCGAGGTCGGCTCCGTGGACGCCGTCATCCGCGCCGCGGAGCTGCGGCCGAAGGTGATCGAGGCCATCGAGGCGCGCCTGAAGTAG